One genomic segment of Brassica napus cultivar Da-Ae chromosome A3, Da-Ae, whole genome shotgun sequence includes these proteins:
- the LOC106389015 gene encoding ankyrin repeat and SAM domain-containing protein 6-like: MYADRLESESGTRKLLKDRINGGSSDNSAPSRRVTGKRQRQDDKWEHDLFGSDKPQLSNRRVGSGDLRMKLQKRHHGSQSSSGVRDLREKLSGTMNVQPKSKVETARPSLKSVVTGTATETTRKTSSQATRKKSQQAGASVDSFLESLGLEKYSTAFQVEEVDMDALMHMTDDDLKAMLIPMGPRKKILLALGSKR; the protein is encoded by the exons ATGTATGCTGATAGATTGGAGTCTGAGTCTGGAACCAGGAAACTCTTAAAGGATCGAATCAATGGCGGTTCTAGCGACAACTCTGCTCCCTCGCGACGAGTGACTGGGAAAAG GCAAAGACAGGATGACAAATGGGAGCATGATCTTTTCGGTAGTGACAAGCCTCAACTCTCAA ATCGCAGAGTTGGTTCTGGAGACCTCCGCATGAAGCTCCAGAAGAGGCATCATGGGTCTCAAAGTAGTTCAGGCGTGAGGGATTTAAGGGAAAAGCTCTCTGGGACAATGAATGTGCAACCAAAATCTAAAGTGGAGACTGCTAGACCGAGCTTGAAGAGTGTAGTGACTGGAACTGCAACAGAGACTACTAGAAAAACTTCAAGTCAAGCTACCAGGAAGAAGTCACAGCAG gCTGGTGCGTCGGTTGATAGCTTTCTGGAATCATTGGGTCTTGAGAAATATTCAACAGCTTTTCAAGTGGAAGAA GTTGATATGGATGCTCTCATGCATATGACAGATGATGACCTCAAGGCTATGCTTATACCAATG GGCCCCAGGAAGAAGATACTTCTTGCATTGGGATCAAAACGCTAA